The Streptomyces sp. NBC_00775 genome includes the window CTCAGCAGTCCGTCGCCGAGGAGGGCGTACGCGATGAGCCAACACGTCCACGCGCGCGTGGCGCTCGTGGTGCGGTGGCCGGTGCTCAGAGGGCCGCGGCGGAGGGCGACGCGCAGGCCGAGCGCCACGGCGAGGGCACCGACCGCGGCGACCGCGAGGCGCGGCTGTCCGTCGGTGAGCCGCAGCCCGGCCACGGCCATCGCGCAGAGGGCGCCCGGCAGCAGAGCGAGCGCCGCCCAGTCGGCGCGCGCGCCGGGGCGCGCCGAGGTCACCGCGCGGGGCGCGGGCTCCCCGTCGCGGGGCACGCGCGCGTACATCTCCTCGGCGAGCGAGAACACGTCCCGGTGCCGGAACCGCGTGGCGGTCCGGTCGGTCACCCCGTGTGCCTCCAGGCCCGCCGCGATCTCCAGCGGGTCCACGGCCCGTTCGCAGAGCTCGCGGTGCCGGTGCATCAGGGCTTTCACGGGGTCCACGGCACCGCGCCGCCCGGTGGCCTTGCGCGCGCCGTCAGCACCTCCCGTGCCACCATCCGCACCTCCCGTGCCACCGCCCGCGCCCGCGCCACTCCCGGCGCCGAGGCGGTCCCCGGCGCCCAAGCCGCCCGCGCCACTCCCCGCACCCAGGCCGCGCGCGCCGCTCGTACCGCCCACGCTGTCTCCCGCGCCCAGGCCGCCGTCACCACTCGTGCCGGCGCGCGCCGCGCTCTCGCCCGCCCCACGGGGTGCGAAGAGCCCCGCACGAGGGCCGGCAGAGCCTCCGGCTGTCTCACCGAAGCCGCCGGAGCCGCCCGCCGTCCCGTCGGCGCCGGCTGCCCCTTCCCGCACACTCCCCGCCCGTACGTCCGTCTCCCCCACCCCCGAGACGAGCCACTCCTCCGACTGCTGGTCCCAGGCCCCGGGGCTCGCCGGTGTTCCGGGCCGGTCCAGTTCGCCCAGGTCGTCCAGCCCGTTCAGGCCGCCCGGTGCGCCCGGTTCGCTCATCACGCGCCCTCCCCCGCGGGCACGGGAACCGTCGCCCGTACCGGCGCACCGGCCGCCCAGCGCGGACGGCCCGAGGCCATGAGGCGGGTCTCGGCCCAGCGGCCGGGCAGGTGGGCCTCGGCAGGGACTCCGAAGGGCAACGGCTCTCCCTCGTCGTCGACGACCACCCGCCGTACGGGAGAGTGCGAGACGATCTCCAGGTAAATGCCGTGAAATGCCGCGACGTTCTGCTCGACGGTGAAGAGTTCGAGGGCGCGTGCGCGGCCGGCCGCGCCCAGGCGCTCACGGCGCTCGGGGTCGCGCAGCAGCGATACGCACGCCTCGGCGAGCGCCCGCGGATTGCGCGGCGGCACGACGAGGCCCGTACCCCCGATGACTTCGACGACCGCGCCCACGTCCGTGGAGACCGTGGCGCGGCCGCAGAACATGGCCTCGACGAGACTGATGGGGAAGCCCTCGATGACGCTGGACAGGACGATCACCGCTCCGGAGGCGTATGCCTCCGCGAGGCTGGGGACCTCCGGGCCGCCGATCTCCTCGAAGGACACCGGGTTGTCGCCGACCGCGTGCACGCCGTCCGCCTCGTCGGGGAAGAGCTGCGCGGCCAACGCCCTGCAGTGGGAGAGGTAGGTCGCGCCCTCCGGCCCGTCGGCGGGCGCGCCGACGATCCGCAACCGGGTCTTCGGTTCCTCCTTGCGGATCTCCGCGAAGGAGTGCAGCAACGAGATCAGGTCCTTGGCCGGTTCGATGCGGCCGACCCACACGAGCGTGTCCGGGTCCGCGCACCCGCTGCCCTCCGCGTTCTCCCCCACCTCGGCGAAGCGGGACGCCTCCATGCCGGGATAGACGGTGCGCAGTTTGGCGCGGTCGGCACCGCAGCGCTCCTGCCAGCGGCGGGCGTGTGTGTTGCCTGGCGTGATGAGGGCGGCCGCGCGGTAGACCTCGGCGGCGAGCCTGCCATGGAACGCGGCGAGCAGCGCCCGAACGGCGGGGGGCTCCCCGACGGAAGCGGAGGCCAGGTAGTGCGCCCGTAGCTGGACCCCGTACTCCGTGACCAGCAGCGGCACCCCGGAGAAGTGCCGGGCGAGGAGGCCGGGCAGCGCCGCCGCCCCGCCGGCCGCGGCGTGGCACAGATCGACCGAGTCGAGCCCGTCGTCCTCGTACCAGTCGAGCGAGAGGGGGCGCAGGGCTCGTTCGATGTGGGCGGCGACTGCCAGCAGGTCGGGCACGCGCGCCGTGCGCGCGGTGCGGAGTGCGCCGGGCGCGCGACAGGCGCGCTCCAGGGCGCGCACGGCTCCCTCGGAGCGCAGCGCGCCGACCAGGCCGCCCTCGTCCCGGGCGAGTTCGGCAAGCCCGTACAGCGCGTTGCCGAAACGGTCCGCCTCAACGCCGTCGGAGGCCGCCGAGCCGCCGGCCGTTCCCGAGCCCCCGGTCACCCCCGGCCCCCCGCACACCGCCGCGGCCAGTTCCCCGTATGCGTCCGCGAACCGCCGGCGCGCCCGCCGCCCGTAGACCACGCCGTCGTCCTCGGCCGTCCACAACGGTGCCGTCCGCACCCGGCTGACCTGCGGCGGCAGCTGGATCCAGCCCTCGTCCTCCTGCCGCTCGCTGCGGCTGAGCGCGTAGATGTCGAACTCATGCTGCCCGAGCCCGCGCACGAGCCGGTCGCACCAGAGCCTGGCGTCACCGCTCACATACGGATAGCCACCCTCCGTCAGCAGTCCGATGCGCACGAGTCCACCCCCGATCTCCCGTCTGGGGAGCCGCCGTTGACCCGGCGGCTCGCAGCGGGACGAACGTATGCGGACATGACGGTGGCGCGACGGACGGTTGTCCATCGCGCCACCAAAAGGGGTGAACGGTCGTAACTTTCCCGTACGGACCGCGTTCCGTCGCGCTAAGGGATCAAGCAGTTACGTTTCGTTAGGCCGAGGCCGACCCTTCCTCACGCCGGGGCCAGCTCCCTGCGGGCGGTGCGGCGCCGTGCCGCGACCTCCGGGTCGAGTGCCGGTACGGCGGCCAGCAGCTGCCTCGTGTACGGGTCCCGCGGGGACTCGTAGACCTGGTCGGCGGGCCCGTACTCGACGATCCGCCCGCGCCGCATCACGGCCACCCGGTCGCTGACCTGGCGTACGACCGCGAGATCGTGCGCCACGAACACCAGCGCGAGCCCGAGTTCCCGCTGCAACTCGCCGAGCAGGGCGACCACCTGGGCCTGGGTCGTGACGTCGAGCGCGGAGACCGGCTCGTCGCACACGATGACGCGCGGTTCGGCGGCCAGTGCCCGCGCGATGCCGACGCGCTGGCGCTGCCCTCCGCTGAACTCGTGCGGGTAGCGGTCGTAGTGCCCTGCGTCGAGCCCCACGCGCTCCAGCAACTCCCGCACGCGCCCCCTGATCCGCCCCTCGTCCATCCCCCACTCTCGGCTTCGCTCGAGCGGGGGGACCCCCATCCTGCGCGCCCGCAACGGGTCGGCGATGGACTCGCCGATGCTGCGACGGGGGTTGAGGGAGGAGACCGGGTCCTGGAAGACCATCTGCACGGAGGGGCTCACACCGGACTGCGCGCGCCCCTCGTACCGGACCGCGCCGGTCGTGGGCTCCAGGAGCCCCACGAGCATCCGGCCCAGCGTCGTCTTCCCGCTGCCGCTCTCCCCCACGATGCCGAGGGTCTCGCCCCGGTGAATGGCCAGCGACACGTCGTCCACGGCCACGAGCCGCCGCTTGCCGCGCCCGAATTCACGCCGCAGATCCACCGCTTCGAGAACGACCTCGTCCGAGACGGGTGCGTCCCCTTCCGAGCCGCGCGGCGCGTCCACGCGTGGGACCGCACCCAGCAGCTCCTGTGTGTACATCTCCCGCGGCGCGCCCAGGACGGCCGCGACCGGCCCGTGTTCGACCGCGCGCCCGTGCCGCATGACGAGGATCTCGCCCACGCTCTCGGCGGCGACCCCGACGTCATGTGTGACCAGCAGCAGGCCCATCCCGGTCTCCTCCCGCAGGGTGTGCAGGAGGTCGAGGATCTGGGCCTGGACGGTCACGTCGAGGGCGGTGGTCGGCTCGTCGGCGATCAGCAGCTCCGGCTCGCAGGCCAGGGCCATGGCAATGAGGGCGCGTTGGCGCATGCCGCCGCTGAACTCGTGCGGGCGGGAGCGCGCCCTGCGCGCGGCGTCCGGGATGCCGACACGGTCGAGCACCTCGACGGCACGCGCGCGTGCGGCCCGCCGGGACGCCTTCACGTGCACCCGGTACACCTCGGCGATCTGGTCGCCGACCGCGTAGTACGGGTCGAGGGACGACAGCGGGTCCTGGAAGACCATGGCGGCCTTCCCGCCGCGCAGCCCCCGCAGCGCGTCGTCGGAGGCCGCCCGCACGTCCACGCCGGCCACACGCACCGCACCACCCACGCGCGCCCCCGTACCCCGGTGCAGCGCCAGCAGGGCGGACGCCACCGTCGACTTGCCCGAGCCGGACTCACCGACCAGACCGAGTGCGGCGCCCTTCTCCAGGGTGAAGGAGAGCCCGTCGACGGCGCGCAGGTCACCGAACTCGACCGAGAGGTCCGTCACTTCGACCAACGGCGCCGAAGGTGAGTCGCTCATGTCAGTACCACCCGTCGG containing:
- a CDS encoding DUF3492 domain-containing protein, whose amino-acid sequence is MRIGLLTEGGYPYVSGDARLWCDRLVRGLGQHEFDIYALSRSERQEDEGWIQLPPQVSRVRTAPLWTAEDDGVVYGRRARRRFADAYGELAAAVCGGPGVTGGSGTAGGSAASDGVEADRFGNALYGLAELARDEGGLVGALRSEGAVRALERACRAPGALRTARTARVPDLLAVAAHIERALRPLSLDWYEDDGLDSVDLCHAAAGGAAALPGLLARHFSGVPLLVTEYGVQLRAHYLASASVGEPPAVRALLAAFHGRLAAEVYRAAALITPGNTHARRWQERCGADRAKLRTVYPGMEASRFAEVGENAEGSGCADPDTLVWVGRIEPAKDLISLLHSFAEIRKEEPKTRLRIVGAPADGPEGATYLSHCRALAAQLFPDEADGVHAVGDNPVSFEEIGGPEVPSLAEAYASGAVIVLSSVIEGFPISLVEAMFCGRATVSTDVGAVVEVIGGTGLVVPPRNPRALAEACVSLLRDPERRERLGAAGRARALELFTVEQNVAAFHGIYLEIVSHSPVRRVVVDDEGEPLPFGVPAEAHLPGRWAETRLMASGRPRWAAGAPVRATVPVPAGEGA
- a CDS encoding ABC transporter ATP-binding protein, giving the protein MSDSPSAPLVEVTDLSVEFGDLRAVDGLSFTLEKGAALGLVGESGSGKSTVASALLALHRGTGARVGGAVRVAGVDVRAASDDALRGLRGGKAAMVFQDPLSSLDPYYAVGDQIAEVYRVHVKASRRAARARAVEVLDRVGIPDAARRARSRPHEFSGGMRQRALIAMALACEPELLIADEPTTALDVTVQAQILDLLHTLREETGMGLLLVTHDVGVAAESVGEILVMRHGRAVEHGPVAAVLGAPREMYTQELLGAVPRVDAPRGSEGDAPVSDEVVLEAVDLRREFGRGKRRLVAVDDVSLAIHRGETLGIVGESGSGKTTLGRMLVGLLEPTTGAVRYEGRAQSGVSPSVQMVFQDPVSSLNPRRSIGESIADPLRARRMGVPPLERSREWGMDEGRIRGRVRELLERVGLDAGHYDRYPHEFSGGQRQRVGIARALAAEPRVIVCDEPVSALDVTTQAQVVALLGELQRELGLALVFVAHDLAVVRQVSDRVAVMRRGRIVEYGPADQVYESPRDPYTRQLLAAVPALDPEVAARRRTARRELAPA